The region AGATGACTACGAAGCCTATTTACAAAGTTCGGGAGCATCGGACAGAGGAATGGAAGAAGCTCAAAAGTACTTGGACCGGTCGCGGTTCGGGCTCGTGGCAAAGGCGAATCGCGTGCCATTTGAACCAATCAACTTGGGCGATGCGGTCAACGGTCCCTACATGGAGTATTTTCCGGCGGTAACGGCTGATGGTAATGAGCTTATATTTACGCGAAACATGCCCAATGGGCCAGCCTTTCGGGAAGATTTTTACATCAGTCGAGGCGGAGAGGGCAACTGGTCTTTGGTCGAGCCAATGGGTCAAAACGTCAACAGCGACGGCAACGAAGGTGCACTTTGCATCAGTGCCGATGGAAATGTAGCGGTGTTCACGGCGTGCATGCGCGACGATGGCCGGGGTAGCTGCGACTTGTACATGACCATTCGCGAAAACGGGGTTTGGGGAAAGCCGTTCAACTTGGGTTACCCGATCAACACCGAAGCCTGGGAAAGCCAGCCCAGTTTGAGCCCGGATGGCCGAACGATCTACTTCACATCGAACCGCTCGGGTGGTCACGGTGGCAAAGACCTTTGGAGTTCAACCTTTGAAGGCAAGGGCGAATGGGGAGATCCGGTGAATTTGGGTGATTCCATTAATACCAAGGGCGACGAGATCACGCCATTCATGCACTGGGATGGGCGTTCGCTGTTCTTCGCTAGTACGGGGCATCCCGGAATCGGGGATTTTGATATGTATCGGAGCCTACGGCTCGATGAATATCACTGGTCCGCACCCCAAAACCTCGGTTATCCAATCAACTCGGTCCGTGAGGAGAACGGGCTGATCGTGGCACCAGACGGTAAAACGGCTTATTACTCCCGCGAAGGATACGCCGATAGTAGGGGCATGCTCGATTTGTATCGGTTTGAGCTGCCCAAAAAGGTACGTGCCACCCCCATTGCCTATGTAAAGGGCTTCATTACGGATGAAAAAACGGGAAAGGCACTATCGGGAACGATGGAGTTCGTCGATCTTGAAACTGGTGAAACGTATTTAGAAATAACCACGAGAAGCGAAGGCTACTATTTCGCCTGTTTGCCCGGGGAGCGAAATTACGCCTTGAACGTGCGCAAAAGCGGGTACTTATTCTTTAGTGAGCGCTTCGCATTGGAAGAGTCTACGGAGAGTTCGGCTTTAGAATTGAACGTGCCTTTGGCTCCGATCGAAGCGGGTCAATCGCTGACCTTGAAGAACGTATTCTTCGATTCGGGCAGTGATGACCTCCGCGCCGAGAGTTATCCCGAACTCGATAGGATCGCAAATTTCTTGAAGGACAATCCAACGCTCGTGATTGAGATCGCGGGACATACCGATAAT is a window of Flavobacteriales bacterium DNA encoding:
- a CDS encoding PD40 domain-containing protein, producing MEYARQAMSQNRQYEAEEYLLKAIKRDPDYRDAHLMLGELCLRKDDFECALREFDEVLIIEPGYFLGLYRRGYAFYLNEEFALAIDDYEAYLQSSGASDRGMEEAQKYLDRSRFGLVAKANRVPFEPINLGDAVNGPYMEYFPAVTADGNELIFTRNMPNGPAFREDFYISRGGEGNWSLVEPMGQNVNSDGNEGALCISADGNVAVFTACMRDDGRGSCDLYMTIRENGVWGKPFNLGYPINTEAWESQPSLSPDGRTIYFTSNRSGGHGGKDLWSSTFEGKGEWGDPVNLGDSINTKGDEITPFMHWDGRSLFFASTGHPGIGDFDMYRSLRLDEYHWSAPQNLGYPINSVREENGLIVAPDGKTAYYSREGYADSRGMLDLYRFELPKKVRATPIAYVKGFITDEKTGKALSGTMEFVDLETGETYLEITTRSEGYYFACLPGERNYALNVRKSGYLFFSERFALEESTESSALELNVPLAPIEAGQSLTLKNVFFDSGSDDLRAESYPELDRIANFLKDNPTLVIEIAGHTDNIGSDSANLELSERRAESVVNYLAEQGVARQKLTLEGYGASMPVASNESEEGRQRNRRPELKIVQK